A single region of the Cyclopterus lumpus isolate fCycLum1 chromosome 16, fCycLum1.pri, whole genome shotgun sequence genome encodes:
- the LOC117745904 gene encoding formin-like protein 20 isoform X3 codes for MSDLVVHPPGRTCSSTPNVGPVRPPPNVGPVRPPPMSDLFVHPQCRTCSSTPNVGPVRPPPMSDLVVHPPGRTCSSTPNVGPVRPPPNVGPGRPPPMSDLVVHPPGRTWSSTPNVGPGRPPPMSDLFVHPQCRTWSSTPQVGPGRPPPMFDLVVHPQCSTWSSTPQVGPGRPPPMFDLVVHPQCSTWSSTPLVGPGRPPPMSDLVVHPPGRTRSSTPLVGPGRPPPMFDLVVHPQCSTWSSTPNVGPGRPPPGRTRSSTPNVGPVRPPPRSDQVVHPQCRTWSSTPRSDLVVHPQVGPGRPPPRSDQVVHPQCPTWSSTPNVGHGRPPPWSDLVVHPPGRTWSSTPNVRPGRPPPMSDQVVHPQCPTWSSTPRSDQVVHPPGRTRSSTPNVRPGRPPPMLDMVVHPPGRTRSSTPNVRPGRPPPGRTRSSTPQVGPGRPPPMSDLVVHPTGRTRSSTPNVRPGRPPPMSDLVVHPQCRTWSSTPNVRPGRPSPRLDLV; via the exons ATGTCGGACCTGGTCGTCCACCCCCCAGGTCGGACCTGTTCGTCCACCCCCAATGTCGGACCTGTTCGTCCACCCCCCAATGTCGGACCTGTTCGTCCACCCCCAATGTCGGACCTGTTCGTCCACCCCCAATGTCGGACCTGTTCGTCCACCCCCAATGTCGGACCTGTTCGTCCACCCCCAATGTCGGACCTGGTCGTCCACCCCCCAGGTCGGACCTGTTCGTCCACCCCCAATGTCGGACCTGTTCGTCCACCCCCCAATGTCGGACCTGGTCGTCCACCCCCAATGTCGGACCTGGTCGTCCACCCCCCAGGTCGGACCTGGTCGTCCACCCCCAATGTCGGACCTGGTCGTCCACCCCCAATGTCGGACCTGTTCGTCCACCCCCAATGTCGGACCTGGTCGTCCACCCCCCAGGTCGGACCTGGTCGTCCACCCCCAATGTTCGACCTGGTCGTCCACCCCCAATGTTCGACCTGGTCGTCCACCCCCCAGGTCGGACCTGGTCGTCCACCCCCAATGTTCGACCTGGTCGTCCACCCCCAATGTTCGACCTGGTCGTCCACCCCCCTG GTCGGACCAGGTCGTCCACCCCCAATGTCGGACCTGGTCGTCCACCCCCCTGGTCGGACCAGGTCGTCCACCCCCCTGGTCGGACCTGGTCGTCCACCCCCAATGTTCGACCTGGTCGTCCACCCCCAATGTTCGACCTGGTCGTCCACCCCCAATGTCGGACCTGGTCGTCCACCCCCAGGTCGGACCAGGTCGTCCACCCCCAATGTCGGACCTGTTCGTCCACCCCCCAGGTCGGACCAGGTCGTCCACCCCCAATGTCGGACCTGGTCGTCCACCCCCAGGTCCGACCTGGTTGTCCACCCCCAGGTCGGACCAGGTCGTCCACCCCCCAGGTCGGACCAGGTCGTCCACCCCCAATGTCCGACCTGGTCGTCCACCCCCAATGTTGGACATGGTCGTCCACCCCCCTGGTCGGACCTGGTCGTCCACCCCCCTGGTCGGACCTGGTCGTCCACCCCCAATGTCCGACCTGGTCGTCCACCCCCAATGTCCGACCAGGTCGTCCACCCCCAATGTCCGACCTGGTCGTCCACCCCCAGGTCGGACCAGGTCGTCCACCCCCCAGGTCGGACCAGGTCGTCCACCCCCAATGTCCGACCTGGTCGTCCACCCCCAATGTTGGACATGGTCGTCCACCCCCCTGGTCGGACCAGGTCGTCCACCCCCAATGTCCGACCTGGTCGTCCACCCCCAGGTCGGACCAGGTCGTCCACCCCCCAGGTCGGACCAGGTCGTCCACCCCCAATGTCCGACCTGGTCGTCCACCCCACAGGTCGGACCAGGTCGTCCACCCCCAATGTCCGACCTGGTCGTCCACCCCCAATGTCCGACCTGGTCGTCCACCCCCAATGTCGGACCTGGTCGTCCACCCCCAATGTCCGACCTGGTCGTCCATCCCCCAGGTTGGACCTCGTTTAA
- the LOC117745904 gene encoding leucine-rich repeat extensin-like protein 5 isoform X1 — protein MSDLFVHPQCRTWSSTPQVGPVRPPPMSDLFVHPPMSDLFVHPQCRTCSSTPNVGPVRPPPMSDLFVHPQCRTWSSTPQVGPVRPPPMSDLFVHPPMSDLVVHPQCRTWSSTPQVGPGRPPPMSDLVVHPQCRTCSSTPNVGPGRPPPRSDLVVHPQCSTWSSTPNVRPGRPPPRSDLVVHPQCSTWSSTPNVRPGRPPPWSDQVVHPHVGPVRQPPRSDQVVHAQCPTWSSTPRSDQVVHPPGRTRSSTPNVRPGRPPPMSDLVVHPPGRTWSSTPQVGPGRPPPMSDLVVHPPGRTRSSTPLVGPGRPPPMFDLVVHPQCSTWSSTPNVGPGRPPPGRTRSSTPNVGPVRPPPRSDQVVHPQCRTWSSTPRSDLVVHPQVGPGRPPPRSDQVVHPQCPTWSSTPNVGHGRPPPWSDLVVHPPGRTWSSTPNVRPGRPPPMSDQVVHPQCPTWSSTPRSDQVVHPQCPTWSSTPQVGPGRPPPMSDLVVHPQCPTWSSTPNVGPGRPPPMSDLVVHPPGWTSFKVLFCCPCSPCSTRY, from the exons ATGTCGGACCTGTTCGTCCACCCCCAATGTCGGACCTGGTCGTCCACCCCCCAGGTCGGACCTGTTCGTCCACCCCCAATGTCGGACCTGTTCGTCCACCCCCCAATGTCGGACCTGTTCGTCCACCCCCAATGTCGGACCTGTTCGTCCACCCCCAATGTCGGACCTGTTCGTCCACCCCCAATGTCGGACCTGTTCGTCCACCCCCAATGTCGGACCTGGTCGTCCACCCCCCAGGTCGGACCTGTTCGTCCACCCCCAATGTCGGACCTGTTCGTCCACCCCCCAATGTCGGACCTGGTCGTCCACCCCCAATGTCGGACCTGGTCGTCCACCCCCCAGGTCGGACCTGGTCGTCCACCCCCAATGTCGGACCTGGTCGTCCACCCCCAATGTCGGACCTGTTCGTCCACCCCCAATGTCGGACCTGGTCGTCCACCCCCCAGGTCGGACCTGGTCGTCCACCCCCAATGTTCGACCTGGTCGTCCACCCCCAATGTTCGACCTGGTCGTCCACCCCCCAGGTCGGACCTGGTCGTCCACCCCCAATGTTCGACCTGGTCGTCCACCCCCAATGTTCGACCTGGTCGTCCACCCCCCTGGTCGGACCAGGTCGTCCACCCCCATGTCGGACCTGTTCGTCAACCCCCCAGGTCGGACCAGGTCGTCCACGCCCAATGTCCGACCTGGTCGTCCACCCCCAGGTCGGACCAGGTCGTCCACCCTCCAGGTCGGACCAGGTCGTCCACCCCCAATGTCCGACCTGGTCGTCCACCCCCAATGTCGGACCTGGTCGTCCACCCCCCAGGTCGGACCTGGTCGTCCACCCCCCAGGTCGGACCAGGTCGTCCACCCCCAATGTCGGACCTGGTCGTCCACCCCCCTGGTCGGACCAGGTCGTCCACCCCCCTGGTCGGACCTGGTCGTCCACCCCCAATGTTCGACCTGGTCGTCCACCCCCAATGTTCGACCTGGTCGTCCACCCCCAATGTCGGACCTGGTCGTCCACCCCCAGGTCGGACCAGGTCGTCCACCCCCAATGTCGGACCTGTTCGTCCACCCCCCAGGTCGGACCAGGTCGTCCACCCCCAATGTCGGACCTGGTCGTCCACCCCCAGGTCCGACCTGGTTGTCCACCCCCAGGTCGGACCAGGTCGTCCACCCCCCAGGTCGGACCAGGTCGTCCACCCCCAATGTCCGACCTGGTCGTCCACCCCCAATGTTGGACATGGTCGTCCACCCCCCTGGTCGGACCTGGTCGTCCACCCCCCTGGTCGGACCTGGTCGTCCACCCCCAATGTCCGACCTGGTCGTCCACCCCCAATGTCCGACCAGGTCGTCCACCCCCAATGTCCGACCTGGTCGTCCACCCCCAG GTCGGACCAGGTCGTCCACCCCCAATGTCCGACCTGGTCGTCCACCCCACAGGTCGGACCAGGTCGTCCACCCCCAATGTCCGACCTGGTCGTCCACCCCCAATGTCCGACCTGGTCGTCCACCCCCAATGTCGGACCTGGTCGTCCACCCCCAATGTCCGACCTGGTCGTCCATCCCCCAGGTTGGACCTCGTTTAAAGTCCTTTTTTGTTGCccatgttctccatgttctaCGCGTTATTAA
- the LOC117745904 gene encoding proline-rich extensin-like protein EPR1 isoform X2 yields the protein MSDLVVHPPGRTCSSTPNVGPVRPPPNVGPVRPPPMSDLFVHPQCRTCSSTPNVGPVRPPPMSDLVVHPPGRTCSSTPNVGPVRPPPNVGPGRPPPMSDLVVHPPGRTWSSTPNVGPGRPPPMSDLFVHPQCRTWSSTPQVGPGRPPPMFDLVVHPQCSTWSSTPQVGPGRPPPMFDLVVHPQCSTWSSTPLVGPGRPPPCRTCSSTPQVGPGRPRPMSDLVVHPQVGPGRPPSRSDQVVHPQCPTWSSTPNVGPGRPPPWSDLVVHPQCSTWSSTPNVRPGRPPPMSDLVVHPQVGPGRPPPMSDLFVHPPGRTRSSTPNVGPGRPPPGPTWLSTPRSDQVVHPPGRTRSSTPNVRPGRPPPMLDMVVHPPGRTWSSTPLVGPGRPPPMSDLVVHPQCPTRSSTPNVRPGRPPPGRTRSSTPNVRPGRPPHRSDQVVHPQCPTWSSTPNVRPGRPPPMSDLVVHPQCPTWSSIPQVGPRLKSFFVAHVLHVLRVIKALYVMPILSSLCSTDWVSG from the exons ATGTCGGACCTGGTCGTCCACCCCCCAGGTCGGACCTGTTCGTCCACCCCCAATGTCGGACCTGTTCGTCCACCCCCCAATGTCGGACCTGTTCGTCCACCCCCAATGTCGGACCTGTTCGTCCACCCCCAATGTCGGACCTGTTCGTCCACCCCCAATGTCGGACCTGTTCGTCCACCCCCAATGTCGGACCTGGTCGTCCACCCCCCAGGTCGGACCTGTTCGTCCACCCCCAATGTCGGACCTGTTCGTCCACCCCCCAATGTCGGACCTGGTCGTCCACCCCCAATGTCGGACCTGGTCGTCCACCCCCCAGGTCGGACCTGGTCGTCCACCCCCAATGTCGGACCTGGTCGTCCACCCCCAATGTCGGACCTGTTCGTCCACCCCCAATGTCGGACCTGGTCGTCCACCCCCCAGGTCGGACCTGGTCGTCCACCCCCAATGTTCGACCTGGTCGTCCACCCCCAATGTTCGACCTGGTCGTCCACCCCCCAGGTCGGACCTGGTCGTCCACCCCCAATGTTCGACCTGGTCGTCCACCCCCAATGTTCGACCTGGTCGTCCACCCCCCTGGTCGGACCAGGTCGTCCACCCCCATGTCGGACCTGTTCGTCAACCCCCCAGGTCGGACCAGGTCGTCCACGCCCAATGTCCGACCTGGTCGTCCACCCCCAGGTCGGACCAGGTCGTCCACCCTCCAGGTCGGACCAGGTCGTCCACCCCCAATGTCCGACCTGGTCGTCCACCCCCAATGTCGGACCTG GTCGTCCACCCCCCTGGTCGGACCTGGTCGTCCACCCCCAATGTTCGACCTGGTCGTCCACCCCCAATGTTCGACCTGGTCGTCCACCCCCAATGTCGGACCTGGTCGTCCACCCCCAGGTCGGACCAGGTCGTCCACCCCCAATGTCGGACCTGTTCGTCCACCCCCCAGGTCGGACCAGGTCGTCCACCCCCAATGTCGGACCTGGTCGTCCACCCCCAGGTCCGACCTGGTTGTCCACCCCCAGGTCGGACCAGGTCGTCCACCCCCCAGGTCGGACCAGGTCGTCCACCCCCAATGTCCGACCTGGTCGTCCACCCCCAATGTTGGACATGGTCGTCCACCCCCCTGGTCGGACCTGGTCGTCCACCCCCCTGGTCGGACCTGGTCGTCCACCCCCAATGTCCGACCTGGTCGTCCACCCCCAATGTCCGACCAGGTCGTCCACCCCCAATGTCCGACCTGGTCGTCCACCCCCAG GTCGGACCAGGTCGTCCACCCCCAATGTCCGACCTGGTCGTCCACCCCACAGGTCGGACCAGGTCGTCCACCCCCAATGTCCGACCTGGTCGTCCACCCCCAATGTCCGACCTGGTCGTCCACCCCCAATGTCGGACCTGGTCGTCCACCCCCAATGTCCGACCTGGTCGTCCATCCCCCAGGTTGGACCTCGTTTAAAGTCCTTTTTTGTTGCccatgttctccatgttctaCGCGTTATTAAGGCCCTTTATGTTATGCCTATTCTAAGTTCTCTATGTTCTACtgactgggtcagtggttag
- the LOC117745365 gene encoding IgGFc-binding protein isoform X1 gives MGPVLLLMMLAAENSEVTATPPEHSTGLKFVVAFPENIAYYHPVVAQNMVQLTALYDDTSVNIKSYTFADIEMTLSQGESKNYTLDERMESNSQSISDRVLQITSNNLITVHAINQKQNSVQTALVLPTDKLAKEYLIPPVPEIQGTTLPVNIVTAGVTERGPFRLVIVNGENAGNIVTVKGTNDEKFTLESNHIVQIWLGKTEQFRSVTASYPVAVLFGHTCAMRSSCICGQLYAALPPAKEEKLKFYIPPALANGTEAFVLVSEKTGTKIQDFNPASPLVETAGTAIFYHQGLLLPLIPDTDFAACYVVHSILDTQNFVFIVVNKTFTDGVHVGNLRLENSWQDLKGTDYVSTTVVLVLGKSVIWHASSKMAVYFMGRKNGSWFGNPAAIISTSPDFRGCVLSPEVLKIGEVANSWQESLKYCKDQKMELVSFPEAQHQREVYGKLLQAQGASRQEVWIGMRRSSRSGEWYWLNGVPVNDTNWEEGEPGTVHDGQCAIMSLDENKNFGWSDKGCCEAAKPVCHIEPILLNIS, from the exons ATGGGTCCTGTGCTACTGCTCATGATGTTGGCTGCAGAGAACTCTG AGGTCACAGCCACTCCACCTGAACACAGCACAGGTCTGAAATTCGTTGTTGCCTTCCCGGAGAACATCGCCTACTATCATCCGGTTGTGGCCCAAAACATGGTCCAGCTCACTGCCTTGTATGATGACACTTCGGTCAACATTAAATCTTATACCTTCGCGGATATAGAAATGACCCTGAGTCAAGGAGAGTCCAAGAACTACACACTTGATGAAAGAATGGAATCTAACTCACAAAGCATCTCCGACAGAGTTCTCCAAATTACCAGCAATAACTTAATCACGGTCCACGCCATCAACCAGAAGCAGAACAGTGTGCAGACGGCTTTGGTTTTACCGACCGACAAACTGGCCAAAGAGTACCTCATCCCGCCGGTACCCGAGATCCAAGGAACCACTTTGCCTGTGAACATAGTCACCGCAGGCGTAACTGAAAGAGGTCCCTTCAGACTCGTTATCGTCAATGGGGAAAATGCAGGAAACATTGTAACTGTTAAAGGTACAAACGATGAAAAGTTTACGCTTGAGTCTAACCATATTGTTCAGATCTGGTTGGGAAAAACAGAGCAATTCCGATCTGTGACAGCCAGCTACCCAGTGGCGGTCCTCTTTGGTCACACCTGCGCTATGCGGAGCAGCTGCATCTGTGGGCAGCTGTACGCCGCGCTGCCGCCAGCCAAAGAAGAGAAGCTGAAGTTCTACATTCCACCGGCTCTGGCCAATGGAACTGAAGCATTTGTACTCGTGTCAGAGAAAACAGGCACCAAAATACAGGACTTCAACCCGGCATCGCCGCTGGTCGAGACAGCCGGCACAGCTATCTTCTACCATCAGGGCTTACTCCTCCCGCTGATCCCAGATACCGACTTCGCTGCCTGTTATGTCGTTCACAGCATCCTTGACACGCAGaactttgtatttattgtggtgAACAAGACTTTCACTGATGGGGTTCATGTTGGAAATCTTCGTTTGGAGAACAGCTGGCAGGATCTGAAAGGGACTGATTATGTCTCCACAACTGTTGTTCTGGTGTTGGGCAAGAGCGTCATCTGGCACGCCTCCTCCAAAATGGCTGTCTATTTCATGGGAAGAAAGAATGGTTCTTGGTTTGGGAACCCAGCCGCCATCATCAGTACAAGCCCAG ATTTCAGGGGGTGCGTCTTGTCTCCAGAGGTCCTAAAAATTGGAGAAGTGGCAAACAGCTGGCAAGAATCCCTGAAGTACTGCAAAGACCAGAAGATGGAGCTGGTCAGCTTCCCTGAGGCCCAGCACCAGAGAGAAGTCTACGGAAAACTCCTCCAGGCCCAGGGCGCCAGCCGGCAGGAGGTGTGGATCGGCATGCGGCGCAGCTCCCGGTCTGGGGAGTGGTACTGGCTGAACGGGGTTCCTGTCAATGACaccaactgggaggagggggagccCGGCACAGTGCACGACGGCCAGTGTGCCATCATGAGTCTGGACGAGAACAAGAACTTTGGCTGGAGTGACAAGGGCTGCTGTGAGGCCGCTAAACCCGTTTGCCACATTGAACCCATTTTACTAAACATATCATAA
- the LOC117745904 gene encoding leucine-rich repeat extensin-like protein 1 isoform X4 yields the protein MSDLFVHPQCRTCSSTPNVGPGRPPPRSDLFVHPQCRTCSSTPQCRTWSSTPNVGPGRPPPRSDLVVHPQCRTWSSTPNVGPVRPPPMSDLVVHPPGRTWSSTPNVRPGRPPPMFDLVVHPPGRTWSSTPNVRPGRPPPMFDLVVHPPGRTRSSTPMSDLFVNPPGRTRSSTPNVRPGRPPPGRTRSSTLQVGPGRPPPMSDLVVHPQCRTWSSTPLVGPGRPPPMFDLVVHPQCSTWSSTPNVGPGRPPPGRTRSSTPNVGPVRPPPRSDQVVHPQCRTWSSTPRSDLVVHPQVGPGRPPPRSDQVVHPQCPTWSSTPNVGHGRPPPWSDLVVHPPGRTWSSTPNVRPGRPPPMSDQVVHPQCPTWSSTPRSDQVVHPPGRTRSSTPNVRPGRPPPMLDMVVHPPGRTRSSTPNVRPGRPPPGRTRSSTPQVGPGRPPPMSDLVVHPTGRTRSSTPNVRPGRPPPMSDLVVHPQCRTWSSTPNVRPGRPSPRLDLV from the exons ATGTCGGACCTGTTCGTCCACCCCCAATGTCGGACCTGTTCGTCCACCCCCAATGTCGGACCTGGTCGTCCACCCCCCAGGTCGGACCTGTTCGTCCACCCCCAATGTCGGACCTGTTCGTCCACCCCCCAATGTCGGACCTGGTCGTCCACCCCCAATGTCGGACCTGGTCGTCCACCCCCCAGGTCGGACCTGGTCGTCCACCCCCAATGTCGGACCTGGTCGTCCACCCCCAATGTCGGACCTGTTCGTCCACCCCCAATGTCGGACCTGGTCGTCCACCCCCCAGGTCGGACCTGGTCGTCCACCCCCAATGTTCGACCTGGTCGTCCACCCCCAATGTTCGACCTGGTCGTCCACCCCCCAGGTCGGACCTGGTCGTCCACCCCCAATGTTCGACCTGGTCGTCCACCCCCAATGTTCGACCTGGTCGTCCACCCCCCTGGTCGGACCAGGTCGTCCACCCCCATGTCGGACCTGTTCGTCAACCCCCCAGGTCGGACCAGGTCGTCCACGCCCAATGTCCGACCTGGTCGTCCACCCCCAGGTCGGACCAGGTCGTCCACCCTCCAGGTCGGACCAGGTCGTCCACCCCCAATGTCCGACCTGGTCGTCCACCCCCAATGTCGGACCTG GTCGTCCACCCCCCTGGTCGGACCTGGTCGTCCACCCCCAATGTTCGACCTGGTCGTCCACCCCCAATGTTCGACCTGGTCGTCCACCCCCAATGTCGGACCTGGTCGTCCACCCCCAGGTCGGACCAGGTCGTCCACCCCCAATGTCGGACCTGTTCGTCCACCCCCCAGGTCGGACCAGGTCGTCCACCCCCAATGTCGGACCTGGTCGTCCACCCCCAGGTCCGACCTGGTTGTCCACCCCCAGGTCGGACCAGGTCGTCCACCCCCCAGGTCGGACCAGGTCGTCCACCCCCAATGTCCGACCTGGTCGTCCACCCCCAATGTTGGACATGGTCGTCCACCCCCCTGGTCGGACCTGGTCGTCCACCCCCCTGGTCGGACCTGGTCGTCCACCCCCAATGTCCGACCTGGTCGTCCACCCCCAATGTCCGACCAGGTCGTCCACCCCCAATGTCCGACCTGGTCGTCCACCCCCAGGTCGGACCAGGTCGTCCACCCCCCAGGTCGGACCAGGTCGTCCACCCCCAATGTCCGACCTGGTCGTCCACCCCCAATGTTGGACATGGTCGTCCACCCCCCTGGTCGGACCAGGTCGTCCACCCCCAATGTCCGACCTGGTCGTCCACCCCCAGGTCGGACCAGGTCGTCCACCCCCCAGGTCGGACCAGGTCGTCCACCCCCAATGTCCGACCTGGTCGTCCACCCCACAGGTCGGACCAGGTCGTCCACCCCCAATGTCCGACCTGGTCGTCCACCCCCAATGTCCGACCTGGTCGTCCACCCCCAATGTCGGACCTGGTCGTCCACCCCCAATGTCCGACCTGGTCGTCCATCCCCCAGGTTGGACCTCGTTTAA
- the LOC117745365 gene encoding IgGFc-binding protein isoform X2, translated as MGPVLLLMMLAAENSEVTATPPEHSTGLKFVVAFPENIAYYHPVVAQNMVQLTALYDDTSVNIKSYTFADIEMTLSQGESKNYTLDERMESNSQSISDRVLQITSNNLITVHAINQKQNSVQTALVLPTDKLAKEYLIPPVPEIQGTTLPVNIVTAGVTERGPFRLVIVNGENAGNIVTVKGTNDEKFTLESNHIVQIWLGKTEQFRSVTASYPVAVLFGHTCAMRSSCICGQLYAALPPAKEEKLKFYIPPALANGTEAFVLVSEKTGTKIQDFNPASPLVETAGTAIFYHQGLLLPLIPDTDFAACYVVHSILDTQNFVFIVVNKTFTDGVHVGNLRLENSWQDLKGTDYVSTTVVLVLGKSVIWHASSKMAVYFMGRKNGSWFGNPAAIISTSPEVLKIGEVANSWQESLKYCKDQKMELVSFPEAQHQREVYGKLLQAQGASRQEVWIGMRRSSRSGEWYWLNGVPVNDTNWEEGEPGTVHDGQCAIMSLDENKNFGWSDKGCCEAAKPVCHIEPILLNIS; from the exons ATGGGTCCTGTGCTACTGCTCATGATGTTGGCTGCAGAGAACTCTG AGGTCACAGCCACTCCACCTGAACACAGCACAGGTCTGAAATTCGTTGTTGCCTTCCCGGAGAACATCGCCTACTATCATCCGGTTGTGGCCCAAAACATGGTCCAGCTCACTGCCTTGTATGATGACACTTCGGTCAACATTAAATCTTATACCTTCGCGGATATAGAAATGACCCTGAGTCAAGGAGAGTCCAAGAACTACACACTTGATGAAAGAATGGAATCTAACTCACAAAGCATCTCCGACAGAGTTCTCCAAATTACCAGCAATAACTTAATCACGGTCCACGCCATCAACCAGAAGCAGAACAGTGTGCAGACGGCTTTGGTTTTACCGACCGACAAACTGGCCAAAGAGTACCTCATCCCGCCGGTACCCGAGATCCAAGGAACCACTTTGCCTGTGAACATAGTCACCGCAGGCGTAACTGAAAGAGGTCCCTTCAGACTCGTTATCGTCAATGGGGAAAATGCAGGAAACATTGTAACTGTTAAAGGTACAAACGATGAAAAGTTTACGCTTGAGTCTAACCATATTGTTCAGATCTGGTTGGGAAAAACAGAGCAATTCCGATCTGTGACAGCCAGCTACCCAGTGGCGGTCCTCTTTGGTCACACCTGCGCTATGCGGAGCAGCTGCATCTGTGGGCAGCTGTACGCCGCGCTGCCGCCAGCCAAAGAAGAGAAGCTGAAGTTCTACATTCCACCGGCTCTGGCCAATGGAACTGAAGCATTTGTACTCGTGTCAGAGAAAACAGGCACCAAAATACAGGACTTCAACCCGGCATCGCCGCTGGTCGAGACAGCCGGCACAGCTATCTTCTACCATCAGGGCTTACTCCTCCCGCTGATCCCAGATACCGACTTCGCTGCCTGTTATGTCGTTCACAGCATCCTTGACACGCAGaactttgtatttattgtggtgAACAAGACTTTCACTGATGGGGTTCATGTTGGAAATCTTCGTTTGGAGAACAGCTGGCAGGATCTGAAAGGGACTGATTATGTCTCCACAACTGTTGTTCTGGTGTTGGGCAAGAGCGTCATCTGGCACGCCTCCTCCAAAATGGCTGTCTATTTCATGGGAAGAAAGAATGGTTCTTGGTTTGGGAACCCAGCCGCCATCATCAGTACAAGCCCAG AGGTCCTAAAAATTGGAGAAGTGGCAAACAGCTGGCAAGAATCCCTGAAGTACTGCAAAGACCAGAAGATGGAGCTGGTCAGCTTCCCTGAGGCCCAGCACCAGAGAGAAGTCTACGGAAAACTCCTCCAGGCCCAGGGCGCCAGCCGGCAGGAGGTGTGGATCGGCATGCGGCGCAGCTCCCGGTCTGGGGAGTGGTACTGGCTGAACGGGGTTCCTGTCAATGACaccaactgggaggagggggagccCGGCACAGTGCACGACGGCCAGTGTGCCATCATGAGTCTGGACGAGAACAAGAACTTTGGCTGGAGTGACAAGGGCTGCTGTGAGGCCGCTAAACCCGTTTGCCACATTGAACCCATTTTACTAAACATATCATAA